From Neospora caninum Liverpool complete genome, chromosome VIII, a single genomic window includes:
- a CDS encoding putative kinesin motor domain-containing protein, with product MRNSVRVAVRTRPTPNFNDKLFCIDEEHGTIDVTVPSRNDVSHFKFDKMLHNAPQERVFDDCVRDIITSVMEGYNGTVMVYGQTGAGKTFTMSGGPRNFELRGIIPRAISAIYEEVSNRPETAYTIRISYTEIYTEFMYDLLSSLPVGKQSGTELQIQEDAKGGLFVRGLTLRLGATEEEALNHFFEGDMNRAVAGHTMNAQSSRSHCIFSIYIEGKSRVESNDRIVTSKLHLVDLAGCERVKKTKSDGILLRESSYINKSLSFLEMVVVALGEKGRDHIPYRSSRLTHLLKDSIGGNCRTCMITNIWPEPQHMEETISTLRFSTRMMRVSNKAVVNVQIDPLSLLRKYEREIRSLKQELQMQNNLRGRTQVAYEAFSPDEKEEMKKTAQAFFEGGTELIEIVSLRQVNELMRTMRELYQEALAPKRDAESQQESAVSAQEPSDGQNGKQRSLRTAAGSSSGGSAGTKENVGAGATTLKAQSSPALGKSGPIRVGVEDTGAGGASLGIDPDQSMRESRQSMEKNDTPQQAQYEYTKTKQSLKDNSPARLPLLRAREGEAVDRKQAYFDFKQGEGKIYEDSFMQIRQELNEKRSAFTALATNITVYVDEMEALKEKLRLKQEEVEESSMLVPGREGQRVVDEEEFMLMKKLKETKNKIRAAMKERKNIKAALTQGEHEIARCKVELVNAFSAWYRDRSH from the exons ATGCGGAACAGCGTGCGCGTGGCCGTCAGGACGCGGCCAACGCCCAACTTCAATGATAAATTATTCTGCATCGATGAAGAACATGGGACAATCGACGTAACGGTGCCGTCCCGAAATGACGTGTCCCATTTCAAATTTGACAAAATGCTACACAACGCCCCCCAGGAGCGTGTCTTTGACGACTGCGTCCGAGACATAATCACCAGCGTCATGGAGGGCTACAACGGTACGGTTATGGTCTACGGACAG ACAGGAGCGGGCAAGACCTTCACGATGAGCGGCGGTCCTCGGAATTTTGAGCTACGGGGGATCATTCCGCGGGCCATCAGCGCCATCTATGAGGAGGTGTCGAACAGGCCCGAGACCGCGTACACTATCCGCATCTCGTACACTGAAATCTACACCGAATTCATGTACgaccttctctcgtctcttccggtCGGCAAGCAATCAGGAACCGAGCTGCAG ATTCAGGAAGATGCGAAAGGAGGCCTCTTCGTACGCGGTTTGACGCTCCGCCTAGGTGCtacagaagaagaagcgttGAACCACTTCTTTGAAGGTGACATGAATCGGGCTGTTGCAGGACACACGATGAACGCTCAGTCGAGCAGATCTCACTGTATTTTCAGCATCTACATTGAGGGCAAGTCGCGAGTCGAGTCAAACGATAGAATCGTGACTTCCAAACTTCACCTTGTGGATTTGGCTGGCTGCGAGCGGGTCAAGAAAACGAAGTCGGACGGCATCCTCCTGCGAGAGAGCTCATACATCAACaagtccctctcttttctcgaaATG GTTGTTGTGGCTTTGGGAGAGAAGGGTCGTGATCACATTCCTTATCGATCCTCGAGGCTGACTCATCTTCTCAAGGATTCTATTGGGGGGAATTGCCGGACATGTATGATTACAAACATCTGGCCGGAGCCTCAGCACATGGAAGAAACGATCAGTACCCTCAGATTCTCTACGCGAATGATGCGC GTGTCCAACAAAGCAGTCGTCAACGTCCAAATTGATCCGTTATCGCTCTTGCGAAAGTACGAGCGTGAAATCCGCTCCCTGAAGCAGGAGCTTCAAATGCAAAACAACCTCCGCGGCAGAACACAGGTC GCGTATGAAGCGTTTTCTCctgacgaaaaggaagagatgaAAAAGACAGCCCAGGCTTTCTTCGAAGGCGGAACCGAGCTTATTGAGATTGTTTCACTCAG GCAGGTAAACGAGTTGATGCGAACCATGCGCGAGCTATACCAGGAAGCCCTTGCCCCGAagcgagatgcagagagcCAGCAGGAGTCAGCTGTATCGGCACAGGAACCGAGTGACGGCCAGAATGGAAAGCAGCGAAGTTTGCGAACCGCAGCAGGTTCCTCATCAGGCGGCTCTGCTggaacgaaagaaaacgtGGGAGCGGGTGCGACGACCCTGAAGGCTCAGTCATCCCCCGCTCTTGGGAAGTCGGGTCCGATAC GGGTTGGCGTCGAAGATACCGGAGCCGGAGGAGCATCGCTCGGCATCGATCCGGATCAGTCCATGCGAGAGTCAAGGCAGAGCATGGAGAAGAACGACACCCCACAGCAGGCCCAGTACGAGTACACGAAGACCAA GCAAAGCCTCAAGGACAATTCGCCAGCTCGACTGCCGCTGctgcgcgcgcgagagggagaggcggtcGATCGCAAACAGGCGTATTTTGACTTCAAgcagggagaggggaagatTTATGAAGACAGCTTCATGCAAATCCGACAGGAACTGAATGAGAAGCGCTCGGCGTTTACAGCACTCGCCACA AACATTACTGTTTACGTCGACGAGATGGAGGCGCTCAAGGAGAAGTTGCGACTTAAGCAagaagaagtcgaggagTCCTCAATGCTG GTACCTGGgagggaaggacagagagttGTCGATGAGGAAGAATTCATGCTCATGAAGAAGctgaaagagacgaaaaacaagATCAGAGCTGCAatgaaggaaaggaagaacatCAAGGCCGCCCTAACGCAAGGAGAACACGAGATTGCTCGCTGTAAAGTCGAGCTGGTGAACGCCTTCAGCGCATGGTACCGTGATCGCTCTCACTAG
- a CDS encoding putative ribosomal protein L3p, producing MSACGYVGRTSWGVGAAKSENLRRQARAVSAPVLSLCGTLFAGTGNGLDGEEPTSSEARAAPIPERKRHTRAPGDPADNLRQRGRNLVDLGRACPSAFSSRRGYDSRWVKRLDRLRESKFYEPAPTIQEEETLDADRIHPLLKRVTPSWNSRRTGLLAYKIGMMSLWDGWGERHAVTVCQVDRCVVMEQRTLDKDGYEACVMGIGYQPIHKVTKPMLGVYIRSRIEPKSRIAEFKCSSDCLLPVGHEMSVRHFTPGQHVFVSGWSKDKGYLGVKKRWGFAGQNASHGVEAKAHSSPGSIGQSKTVNVVWRFKKMAGHAGGDPRVVNCKVFRIEAQRNLIFLKGYKGSLIKISDARGKTHHRHNRHIPLHFPTFVPEPGVSYPVTLQCPDSEQDPFLYPEIAIPDKEK from the exons ATGAGCGCCTGCGGCTACGTGGGAAGGACTTCCTGGGGTGTAGGAGCcgcgaaaagcgagaactTGCGAAGGCAAGCGAGGGCGGTCAGCGCGcctgtgctgtctctctgtggcaCACTTTTCGCCGGGACAGGGAACGGCCTTGACGGCGAAGAGCCTACGTCTTCAGAAGCACGCGCCGCCCCGATTCCCGAGCGAaagcgacacacacgagCCCCGGGTGACCCAGCAGACAACCTCCGCCAGAG AGGGCGCAACCTCGTCGACCTCGGGCGTGCCTGTCCCTCGGCGTTCTCCTCACGACGGGGCTACGACAGTCGCTGGGTGAAGCGCCTCGACAGGCTGAGAGAATCGAAATTCTACGAGCCCGCACCGACTATCCAGGAGGAGGAGACTCTCGACGCCGACAGGATCCATCCGCTCTTGAAGCGAGTCACGCCCAGCTGGAACAGCCGAAG AACGGGGCTTCTCGCGTATAAGATCGGAATGATGTCTTTGTGGGACGGGTGGGGCGAGCGGCATGCGGTGACCGTTTGCCAAGTCGATCGCTGTGTGGTGATGGAGCAACGGACTCTCGACAAGGATGGCTACGAAGCCTGCGTCATGGGAATTG GTTACCAGCCGATTCACAAGGTGACAAAGCCAATGCTTGGGGTGTACATACGGTCGCGAATCGAGCCGAAGAGTCGAATCGCGGAATTCAAGTGCAGCAGCGattgtcttcttcccgtcggCCACGAGATGTCGGTTCGGCACTTCACTCCCGGCCAACACGTCTTTGTCAGTGGCTGGTCGAAGGACAAGGGGTACCTTGGAGTGAAGAAGCGATGGGGTTTTGCAG gtCAGAACGCGTCCCATGGTGTAGAAGCAAAGGCGCACAGCAGCCCAGGAAGTATCGGGCAAAGCAAGACAGTGAACGTTGTGTGGCGCTTCAAGAAGATGGCCGGGCACGCTGGCGGAGATCCCCGAGTCGTCAACTGTAAAGTGTTTCGCATCGAAGCCCAGCGCAATCTCATTTTCCTCAAAG GCTACAAAGGCAGTCTGATCAAAATAAGCGATGCGAGGGGGAAAACTCACCACAGACACAACCGCCACATTCCACTCCACTTTCCGACGTTCGTGCCCGAGCCAGGCGTTTCGTACCCTGTCACGCTGCAGTGCCCAGACTCCGAGCAGGATCCCTTTTTGTATCCCGAGATTGCCATCCCGGACAAGGAGAAATAG
- a CDS encoding putative acetyltransferase domain-containing protein gives MPLAPSASSRVVEGAAMAGDSRCAPKATLKCGKSGKKQEKANRRLKREEQRAAAAAIEQTVRTAKGLANFFALATPNRRFRGGKVPASSQQPRATAAERQEFAIYDSPATALLAANAPLSDEIFNLTRENMKNLYNQVNFMEQGWDDDFKRRELTHEDARLLVVLTEPNETSAPVSRETDDSAALKDVSPDRLAGFLHYRFEVEEGTAVVYVYELQIKGAYQNMTLGRRLMLLLELAARAFNKAHSPLKFDKLMCTVIKENAGAVRFYKILCGFSTDESDPSNFVNEKLQEQLLHALQTSGKGNSAAAKMLERAQEEEEEDEECEYEILKKNL, from the exons ATGCCGCTCGCGCCGAGTGCGAGTTCTCGCGTAGTTGAAGGCGCAGCGATGGCGGGGGATTCTCGTTGCGCGCCAAAGGCCACCCTGAAGTGTGGAAAGtcggggaagaaacaggagaaagccAACCGCCGACTGAAGcgcgaggagcagagagcggccgCCGCAGCCATTGAACAGACTGTCCGTACAGCCAAGGGTCTGGCCAACTTTTTCGCCCTGGCAACGCCCAACCGGCGTTTCCGCGGAGGCAAAGTCCCCGCCTCTTCCCAGCAGCCTCGGGCAACGGCTGCCGAGAGACAAGAGTTTGCGATTTACGACAGCCCAGCGACGGCGCTCTTGGCGGCCAATGCCCCCCTGAGTGACGAAATCTTCAACTTGACGCGCGAAAATATGAAGAACCTGTACAACCAAGTGAACTTCATGGAACAGGGATGGGACGACGACTTCAAGCGCCGCGAACTCACCCACGAGgacgcgcgcctcctcgtcgttctGACGGAACCGAACGAGACCAGCGCACCTG TTTCGCGGGAGACTGACGACAGCGCCGCGCTCAAGGATGTTTCCCCGGACCGTCTAGCGGGTTTTCTTCATTACCGCTTCGAGGTTGAAGAAGGGACAGCCGTGGTGTATGTCTACGAACTCCAAATCAAG GGCGCTTACCAGAACATGACTCTGGGCAGGCGCTTGATGTTGCTTCTGGAGCTGGCCGCGCGGGCCTTCAACAAAGCACACAGTCCTTTGAAGTTCGACAAGTTGATGTGCACAGTGATCAAGGAGAACGCGGGCGCAGTTCGGTTCTACAAGATCCTCTGCGGGTTTTCGACCGACGAGAGCGACCCGTCGAACTTTGTCAACGAGAAACTGCAGGAGCAGCTTCTCCACGCGCTGCAAACGAGCGGAAAGGGGAACAGCGCCGCAGCGAAAATGCTCGAGCGTgcacaggaagaggaagaagaagacgaagaatgCGAATACGAAATCCTGAAGAAAAACCTCTGA
- a CDS encoding putative BolA-like domain containing protein has protein sequence MASASGVQQAVVEAKLQQALSPALLKLEDKSCGCGAAFDCVIVSEAFDGKKLLQRHRMVNEALKDELPSIHAFSIQCHTPEEWTTKRPQ, from the coding sequence ATGGCATCGGCTTCCGGCGTCCAGCAAGCTGTCGTGGAGGCGAAGCTTCAGCAGGCGctctctccggcgctgcTCAAACTCGAGGACAAGAGCTGCGGCTGTGGTGCAGCGTTCGACTGCGTGATTGTGAGCGAGGCCTTTGACGGCAAGAAACTCCTCCAGCGCCACAGGATGGTCAACGAGGCTCTGAAGGACGAACTTCCGAGCATTCACGCCTTCTCGATACAGTGTCACACGCCGGAGGAGTGGACAACGAAACGACCGCagtga